The following are encoded together in the Brassica napus cultivar Da-Ae chromosome A9, Da-Ae, whole genome shotgun sequence genome:
- the LOC106359712 gene encoding PHAF1 protein At3g51130-like: protein MKDYSKIGGKSTMQRTSRRLEGTAMGSTVFDLKPGVGIGPFYIGMPICDAFGKIEQDPNVYDVVHVKYYDEDPLKLDVVISFPDHGFHLRFDPSSQRLRLIEIYDVKRLQMRYGNSTIGGPSTLATFVAVYALFGPTFPGIYDKERGVYALFYPGLSFEFPIPDQYTDCCHDGEVALPLEFSDGTTPVTCRVSIYDKSSDKKVGVGKLMDRASVPPLAPGSLYMEEVHVKLGKELYFTVGGQHMPFGASPQDVWTEIGRPCGIHPKQVDQMVIHSASDLRPKTTLCGDYFYNYFTRGFDILFDGETHKAKKFVLHTNYPGHADFNSYIKCNFMISVGEGETEANRGGNKITPSTNWEQVKEVLGECGPAAIQTQGSTSNPFGSTYVYGYKDVAFEVMKNGHIATITLFQS, encoded by the exons ATGAAGGATTACTCCAAAATCGGCGGTAAATCGACGATGCAGAGAACAAGCCGACGATTGGAAGGTACCGCCATGGGCTCCACAGTCTTCGATCTCAAACCCGGCGTCGGCATCGGACCTTTCTATATCG GAATGCCAATTTGTGATGCGTTTGGGAAAATAGAGCAGGATCCTAACGTATATGATGTTGTTCATGTCAAATACTACGACGAG GATCCTCTGAAGCTGGATGTTGTTATTAGCTTTCCGGATCATGGCTTTCATCTTCGCTTTGATCCCTCGTCTCAG AGGTTGCGCCTTATTGAGATATATGATGTCAAGCGGCTCCAGATGCGTTACGGAAATTCTACGATTGG AGGTCCATCAACTCTGGCTACGTTTGTGGCTGTTTATGCACTTTTTGGACCGACCTTTCCTGGGATTTATGATAAAGAAAGAGGGGTTTACGCTCTGTTCTACCCG GGGCTATCTTTCGAGTTTCCAATTCCCGACCAGTATACGGACTGCTGCCATGATGGAGAAG TGGCGCTACCATTAGAGTTTTCAGATGGCACCACACCAGTTACATGCCGGGTGTCTATATATGACAAATCAAGTGACAAAAAAGTTGGTGTGGGAAAACTGATGGATAGAGCTTCTGTCCCTCCTTTGGCTCCTGGCAGTCTTTATATGGAAGAGGTTCACGTCAAG CTTGGGAAGGAACTATACTTTACTGTTGGAGGCCAGCATATGCCTTTTGGTGCATCACCACAG GATGTATGGACTGAAATAGGACGACCTTGTGGGATCCACCCAAAGCAG GTAGATCAAATGGTTATTCATTCCGCGTCAGATCTACGACCAAAAACAACTCTTTGTGGTGATTACTTCTACAACTATTTTACTCGTGGTTTCGACATCCTGTTTGACGGCGAG ACTCACAAGGCTAAGAAGTTTGTTCTTCACACCAACTATCCTGGTCATGCTGATTTCAACTCATACATAAAGTGCAACTTCATGATCTCTG TTGGAGAGGGTGAGACAGAAGCAAACAGAGGTGGAAAcaagatcactccaagcacgAATTGGGAGCAGGTTAAG GAAGTACTCGGGGAGTGTGGACCAGCAGCGATTCAGACACAGGGCTCAACTAGCAACCCATTTGGATCGACATATGTGTATGGCTATAAGGATGTTGCTTTTGAG GTGATGAAGAACGGTCATATAGCCACCATAACTTTGTTCCAGTCATGA